A DNA window from Haliovirga abyssi contains the following coding sequences:
- a CDS encoding ABC transporter permease, whose amino-acid sequence MLVKLAFRNIFRKKTRTILTLTVLIFGVYLAIFYDGILKGYTREMINTYINTDIGEFKIYKKGYYKNKDDDERLKYLIDKKEVEKDLDKLNIDRYSSRLLFDGTIAIDENELPIKILGINPKVENKIFKRDKATVSGNFLSGNKGIVIGIGLAKALKLKVGDIVTILARGVEKTINADDLKIVGIIETKNNILDESSCFINLNYAQNFVNTKKINDIVIMNKLNRKDIKILGKNYDVISWKKDLGNLIELMEFKAKASNQVVFLILIMAGVGIASTMLMSMLERKKEIGIMLADGMKRKNILLLFLIEGGFIGVIGSFIGAVLGVITNYFLHIYGIPLPIETYKKMQLNMVIPEKMHADLDMKTVLLFFLLGILIALISSFYTAYEASKSNPVEALKNM is encoded by the coding sequence ATGTTAGTTAAACTTGCATTTAGGAATATTTTCAGGAAAAAAACTAGAACAATTTTAACTTTAACAGTTTTAATTTTTGGAGTATATCTTGCTATATTTTATGATGGAATTTTAAAAGGATATACACGAGAAATGATAAATACATATATTAATACTGATATTGGAGAATTTAAAATTTATAAAAAAGGATATTATAAAAATAAAGATGATGATGAACGGTTGAAATATTTGATAGATAAAAAAGAGGTTGAAAAAGATTTAGATAAATTAAATATTGATAGATATTCTAGCCGATTACTATTTGATGGAACTATTGCAATTGATGAAAATGAATTGCCAATAAAAATTTTAGGAATAAATCCTAAAGTAGAAAATAAAATTTTTAAAAGAGATAAAGCAACAGTATCAGGAAATTTTTTAAGTGGTAATAAAGGAATAGTAATTGGGATTGGATTAGCTAAAGCTTTAAAATTAAAAGTTGGAGATATTGTAACTATTTTAGCAAGAGGAGTAGAGAAAACTATTAATGCAGATGATTTGAAAATAGTTGGAATAATTGAAACTAAAAATAATATATTAGATGAAAGTTCATGTTTTATAAATTTAAATTATGCGCAAAACTTTGTAAATACAAAAAAAATAAATGATATAGTTATAATGAATAAATTAAATAGAAAAGATATTAAAATTTTAGGAAAAAACTATGATGTAATATCTTGGAAAAAAGATTTAGGAAATTTAATAGAATTAATGGAATTTAAAGCAAAAGCTTCAAATCAAGTTGTATTTTTGATATTGATAATGGCAGGAGTAGGTATAGCAAGTACAATGTTAATGTCAATGTTAGAGAGAAAAAAAGAGATTGGAATAATGCTTGCAGATGGAATGAAGAGGAAAAATATTTTGTTACTTTTTTTAATAGAAGGTGGATTTATAGGAGTAATAGGAAGTTTTATAGGAGCTGTTTTAGGAGTGATAACAAATTATTTTTTGCATATTTATGGGATACCTCTTCCAATAGAAACATATAAAAAAATGCAGTTAAATATGGTTATACCTGAAAAAATGCATGCAGATTTGGATATGAAAACTGTTTTATTATTTTTTTTATTGGGAATTTTAATTGCATTGATTTCTTCTTTTTATACAGCATATGAGGCATCTAAAAGTAATCCTGTAGAAGCTTTAAAAAATATGTAA